A stretch of the Massilia sp. W12 genome encodes the following:
- a CDS encoding MFS transporter, producing MTGFSPLPIQGKKPQYFILLTVFLDVVGFGLVAPVLPALIRGLSTSAQSQAQWIGILMALYAVMQFFFTPILGALSDRFGRKPVLLLSLLGLAAGEFIHACATSLAALVFARLLTGCTSATIAVANSYMADVTRPDQRAAAFGKIGAAFSLGFIIGPMAGGLLGEVDIRMPFYAAGALAVLNALYGLLVLPESLPAAKRNPLKWHNMSPFNAIADLKLLRNASGLAPIIALSICAQAILQSVWVMYTETRFGWTPKDNGGMLLAIGLLSVLTEGWLLGKLLPRWGEQRLTLIALLSASASFLLFALAWQPWMMYAIALITCMSALSAPILQGLVSADADAERQGATMGALGAINSIMMVAAPLLGTFAFSMVNHMPAGDWRLGSSFLLSFAIQSVALLLAVLHFNKRKPVATTSAKLPN from the coding sequence ATGACAGGATTTTCGCCACTGCCAATTCAAGGCAAAAAGCCTCAATATTTTATATTACTCACAGTATTTCTTGACGTTGTGGGTTTTGGCCTGGTGGCCCCGGTCTTACCCGCTTTAATTCGCGGCTTATCCACGTCCGCACAAAGTCAGGCGCAATGGATAGGCATCTTAATGGCGCTTTACGCTGTCATGCAATTCTTCTTTACCCCGATTCTGGGCGCCCTGAGCGACCGCTTCGGCCGTAAACCGGTTTTATTGCTTTCTCTGCTGGGTCTGGCTGCGGGCGAGTTCATCCACGCCTGCGCCACCAGCCTGGCGGCGCTGGTGTTTGCGCGTCTGCTGACCGGCTGCACCAGCGCCACCATCGCTGTCGCCAATTCTTATATGGCGGACGTGACCCGGCCGGATCAACGCGCGGCGGCTTTCGGCAAAATCGGCGCCGCCTTCAGCCTCGGTTTCATCATCGGGCCGATGGCCGGCGGCCTGCTGGGCGAAGTCGATATCCGTATGCCGTTTTACGCCGCTGGCGCGCTGGCCGTACTCAACGCCCTGTACGGCCTGTTGGTGCTGCCGGAAAGCCTGCCGGCCGCTAAACGCAACCCGCTGAAATGGCACAATATGTCCCCATTTAATGCAATTGCCGATTTAAAACTGCTCCGCAACGCCTCTGGACTGGCCCCCATCATCGCGCTGTCGATTTGCGCCCAGGCCATTCTGCAATCGGTATGGGTGATGTATACCGAAACCCGCTTTGGCTGGACACCCAAAGACAATGGCGGCATGTTGCTGGCGATCGGCTTACTCAGCGTGCTGACAGAAGGCTGGTTATTAGGCAAATTGCTGCCGCGCTGGGGTGAGCAACGCTTGACCTTGATCGCCTTGCTCTCAGCCAGCGCCAGCTTCCTGCTATTCGCACTGGCCTGGCAACCATGGATGATGTACGCCATTGCCTTGATCACCTGCATGTCAGCGCTGAGCGCGCCAATCTTGCAAGGTCTGGTTTCGGCGGATGCGGATGCCGAACGGCAGGGCGCCACCATGGGTGCGCTGGGCGCGATCAACAGCATCATGATGGTCGCCGCGCCGCTACTGGGCACATTCGCCTTCAGCATGGTCAACCACATGCCGGCAGGCGACTGGCGTCTGGGCAGCAGCTTCCTGCTCAGTTTCGCCATCCAGAGCGTAGCCCTGTTGCTCGCCGTGCTGCACTTTAACAAACGCAAACCGGTCGCCACCACAAGCGCCAAACTGCCAAACTGA
- a CDS encoding alpha-hydroxy acid oxidase codes for MSVLQDCHTVEDFAALARRRLPDYAYDFIAGGAGRELALARNQHSLDQIALVPRLGQQVQHPDLSLRCLGQNFALPFGIAPLGLCGLVHPQADLMLARCAQRLRMPYILSSTSNLPLAQLSQALGEAPWFQFYAPQAPQAAAQALARAEQHGCPVLIVTADVAAPGKRLRDVRHRLQMPLRWNARLLAATLKHPLWAWRRLRAGAISFPNLAMPEEDCRTWPLQRLMAWQTGGALDWDALAQIRARWPRKLVLKGVLCAQDALRARALGFDAVYLSNHGGRQLDAAPAPVQMLPGIAAQGLPAAELLLDSGIRSGEDIAKALALGAGAIFLGRPFLYALAAGGEAAVERLVELLRQDLARSMALLGIPSAQQAGEWRTQEGGAVYNWRTAT; via the coding sequence ATGTCTGTTTTGCAAGATTGCCATACTGTTGAAGATTTCGCCGCACTGGCGCGGCGACGTTTGCCGGATTACGCATACGACTTTATCGCCGGCGGGGCCGGACGCGAACTGGCGCTGGCGCGCAACCAGCACAGCCTGGATCAAATCGCCCTGGTTCCGCGCCTCGGCCAGCAAGTGCAACACCCCGACCTCTCACTGCGCTGCCTGGGTCAGAATTTCGCACTACCCTTCGGCATCGCGCCGCTTGGTCTATGCGGCCTGGTCCACCCACAAGCTGACTTGATGCTGGCGCGCTGCGCACAGCGTTTGCGCATGCCCTACATCCTCAGCTCCACCAGCAATCTGCCGCTGGCGCAATTAAGTCAAGCGCTGGGGGAGGCGCCCTGGTTTCAATTCTATGCGCCGCAAGCGCCGCAAGCCGCAGCACAAGCCCTAGCGCGCGCCGAACAACACGGCTGCCCGGTGCTGATCGTCACCGCCGATGTCGCCGCCCCAGGCAAACGGCTGCGCGATGTGCGCCATCGTTTGCAAATGCCGCTGCGCTGGAATGCGCGGCTGTTGGCCGCCACGCTCAAACACCCCTTATGGGCCTGGCGCCGGCTGCGCGCCGGCGCGATCAGTTTCCCCAATCTGGCCATGCCGGAAGAGGATTGCCGCACCTGGCCATTGCAACGCCTGATGGCCTGGCAAACCGGCGGCGCGCTGGATTGGGATGCGCTGGCGCAAATCCGCGCACGCTGGCCGCGCAAATTGGTCTTAAAAGGCGTGCTGTGCGCGCAAGACGCTTTGCGCGCGCGCGCGCTAGGCTTCGATGCGGTGTATCTCTCCAACCACGGCGGGCGCCAATTGGATGCCGCACCGGCGCCTGTTCAAATGTTGCCTGGCATCGCCGCCCAAGGCTTGCCGGCGGCGGAATTATTGCTCGATTCCGGCATCCGCAGCGGGGAAGATATCGCGAAAGCGCTGGCGCTGGGGGCTGGCGCGATCTTCCTCGGCAGGCCATTTCTGTATGCGCTTGCGGCCGGCGGCGAAGCCGCGGTCGAACGTCTGGTGGAATTGCTGCGCCAGGATCTGGCGCGCAGCATGGCCTTGCTCGGCATACCTTCCGCGCAACAGGCCGGAGAATGGCGAACGCAAGAAGGCGGCGCAGTGTATAACTGGCGCACCGCAACTTGA
- a CDS encoding DUF2214 family protein codes for MTDILLRYIHFFGILLLGAALFAENLLLRPVLQQDEVRRLARIDALYGLAALLVLGAGLSLWLIGAKGAAFYSKNPVFHAKLGLFALMGLASLIPTVFFLKNRSLPQVNAPASVRLIVRMQLLALPLLPLLAVLMARGIGLEQ; via the coding sequence ATGACCGATATTTTGCTGCGCTACATCCATTTCTTCGGCATCCTGCTGCTAGGGGCCGCACTGTTTGCTGAAAATCTACTCTTGCGCCCCGTCTTGCAACAAGACGAGGTGCGGCGTCTGGCACGCATCGACGCACTGTATGGACTGGCCGCCCTGCTGGTGCTGGGCGCAGGCTTGAGCTTGTGGCTGATAGGGGCAAAGGGTGCGGCGTTTTATAGTAAAAATCCGGTGTTTCACGCCAAACTGGGCTTGTTTGCGCTGATGGGCTTAGCCTCACTGATTCCGACCGTGTTTTTCCTGAAAAACCGGAGCTTGCCGCAAGTCAACGCGCCAGCTTCAGTACGCTTGATTGTACGCATGCAGTTGCTGGCGCTACCTTTGCTGCCACTGCTGGCGGTTTTGATGGCGCGCGGAATAGGGTTGGAGCAATAG
- a CDS encoding amidohydrolase family protein — MIIDSHCHAGHADGLTDPWNTVAPLQDYARRAAQAGIHKTVIFAAFDGDYARANGEVAQIVAANPARYYGFAFVHAQRDKGRIARLIRRAVEEYGFVGIKVHFHDAPLNREICEAAREWRLPILYDVGGNVALAQILAEEYPDLDFIIPHLGSFADDWRAHVGLIDHLQRHPNIYTDTSGVRRFDLLKQAVQRAGAHKVLFGSDGPWLHPGLELHKIRLLGLPPEQEKLITGHNFLRLLAKSGRGELRAA; from the coding sequence ATGATCATCGACAGCCATTGCCACGCCGGCCATGCGGACGGATTGACAGATCCCTGGAACACCGTGGCGCCATTGCAGGATTATGCACGGCGCGCGGCGCAGGCCGGGATTCATAAAACGGTGATTTTTGCCGCCTTTGATGGCGACTATGCGCGCGCAAATGGCGAGGTGGCGCAAATCGTGGCGGCCAATCCGGCGCGCTATTACGGTTTCGCCTTCGTTCATGCGCAACGCGATAAGGGACGGATCGCGCGCCTCATCCGGCGTGCGGTGGAGGAATACGGTTTTGTCGGCATCAAGGTGCATTTTCATGACGCGCCTTTGAACCGCGAGATTTGCGAAGCCGCGCGCGAATGGCGTTTGCCGATTTTGTACGATGTCGGCGGCAATGTCGCGTTGGCGCAGATTTTGGCGGAAGAATACCCGGATCTGGATTTCATCATTCCGCATCTGGGCAGCTTCGCCGACGATTGGCGCGCGCATGTGGGCTTGATTGATCATTTACAACGCCACCCGAATATCTACACCGATACTTCCGGCGTGCGCCGTTTTGATTTATTGAAGCAGGCGGTGCAGCGCGCCGGCGCGCATAAAGTGCTGTTCGGCAGCGATGGCCCCTGGCTGCACCCGGGTCTGGAACTGCACAAAATCCGCCTGCTGGGTCTGCCGCCGGAACAGGAAAAATTAATCACCGGACATAATTTTTTGCGCCTGCTGGCGAAAAGCGGGCGCGGCGAGTTGCGGGCGGCTTGA
- a CDS encoding peptidoglycan-binding protein encodes MHSAFEFEDETQEAFEAEGEYAARGWGGYAGYGGGSGALRPRRSRAGGAGGAASSGFQAGYQAGLRAAMKQLRGSAARTQGGRSGGARGTKIGMSYSAYQNMARRQAQGTGQPSRTLWAQARAQQAQAGAQNAQGATRGGSPYVRAVQSKLNHLFGLKLPTSGVLDVQARSTLRRFQRLNGLPVSGLLDKNTRRMLQQANSSKPYRQAQPQTPRSTPGQRQGQNGMPPKRRVTVRGLPRPRPRSNYWIDSQRTQYWPPPGFNQEPGANPFAAAEPAPAQAANPFDATPAPAPDTGMRGNVFAQCPDGALGGVNPADANPFGASSAAPDAAPGGDLNQAQANPNPFGGDDAAAKPCTCKHAQAAADSADAPAPDAGTDSAPAAGGGEGEIPQAIYRMLQMDKDGGNFAQYDSFKAGGRRAAVPIQDIVKNMQLNNKPAAYLITFEHQGKRMAYSGCTNNLRRRMVEHLHKLSFPVGLQRQYMVYYTITPDVDTASRLEKNLNAQRGNLRGTLVNLRTELEAELFA; translated from the coding sequence ATGCATTCAGCATTTGAATTCGAGGATGAGACGCAAGAAGCGTTTGAAGCGGAAGGCGAATATGCGGCGCGCGGCTGGGGCGGCTATGCCGGCTATGGCGGGGGCAGCGGGGCTTTGCGTCCGCGTCGCAGCCGCGCCGGCGGCGCTGGGGGCGCCGCCAGCAGCGGTTTTCAAGCTGGTTATCAGGCCGGTTTGCGCGCGGCGATGAAGCAGTTGCGCGGCAGCGCAGCGCGCACCCAGGGCGGGCGCTCAGGCGGCGCACGCGGGACTAAGATTGGCATGAGTTACAGCGCTTACCAGAATATGGCGCGGCGTCAGGCCCAAGGTACGGGCCAGCCGTCGCGCACACTCTGGGCGCAAGCACGCGCTCAGCAGGCGCAGGCCGGCGCCCAGAACGCACAAGGCGCTACGCGCGGCGGCAGCCCGTATGTGCGTGCAGTGCAAAGCAAATTGAATCATTTATTCGGCTTGAAACTGCCGACTTCCGGCGTGCTGGATGTGCAGGCGCGCAGCACTTTGCGCCGTTTTCAACGCTTGAATGGTCTGCCGGTCAGCGGTTTACTGGATAAAAACACGCGTCGCATGTTGCAACAGGCGAACAGCAGCAAGCCGTATCGCCAGGCGCAGCCGCAAACTCCGCGCAGCACGCCAGGCCAGCGCCAGGGACAAAACGGGATGCCGCCCAAGCGGCGTGTTACGGTGCGCGGTTTGCCGCGTCCCCGGCCACGCTCAAATTACTGGATAGATTCGCAGCGCACCCAATATTGGCCGCCGCCGGGATTTAATCAGGAACCAGGCGCGAATCCTTTTGCGGCGGCGGAACCTGCGCCAGCCCAGGCGGCGAATCCGTTTGATGCGACGCCAGCCCCGGCCCCGGATACAGGGATGAGAGGAAATGTGTTCGCACAGTGTCCGGATGGCGCGTTGGGAGGCGTCAATCCGGCAGACGCCAATCCTTTCGGCGCCTCAAGCGCGGCGCCGGATGCGGCCCCGGGCGGCGACTTGAATCAGGCCCAGGCCAATCCCAATCCATTTGGCGGCGACGATGCCGCAGCCAAACCTTGCACCTGCAAGCATGCGCAAGCGGCGGCGGATAGCGCTGATGCGCCGGCCCCGGATGCGGGGACGGACAGTGCGCCAGCGGCGGGCGGCGGCGAAGGCGAGATTCCGCAAGCGATTTATCGGATGTTGCAAATGGATAAGGATGGCGGCAATTTTGCCCAATATGACAGCTTCAAAGCAGGCGGGCGGCGCGCCGCAGTTCCGATTCAGGACATTGTGAAAAACATGCAGCTGAACAATAAGCCGGCAGCCTATTTGATTACTTTTGAACATCAAGGCAAGCGCATGGCGTACAGCGGGTGCACTAACAATTTGCGCAGGCGCATGGTTGAGCATTTGCATAAGTTGAGTTTTCCGGTCGGCTTGCAGCGTCAATATATGGTGTATTACACCATCACGCCAGATGTGGATACCGCCAGCCGCCTGGAAAAAAACCTGAATGCTCAGCGTGGGAATTTGCGAGGGACGCTGGTCAACCTGAGAACTGAGTTGGAAGCTGAATTATTCGCTTAA
- a CDS encoding aminotransferase class I/II-fold pyridoxal phosphate-dependent enzyme, producing the protein MLDFANALYLGWRHPAHTLGGWAALTTGQPAWLAEVPGSRRLAAGLARLQGLPAATLCTSSLHLFWDLFGLLAHARCLILFDAACYPVLGWGVERAQGRGARVQRFAAHDAQALARHLQQARAQGWQAVIVSEGFTPALGRFAPLPQYAELAQQYGALLVLDDTQALGLFDAPQAGHPCGVGGGGSVSRFGLQDAPVLVGSSLAKAFGAPLAALAGARELIAEFDMRAATREHSSPPNQAAVNAALRALTLNGTEGEARRQRLWRNLAHWRQGVAQLGLESGGGLFPQQTLLGPWDWADLYRFLRRRGVRSLLRNAARGLSFILNADHEREQIAFVLQLIADWLQRQPSDVYGIERRDHAFSI; encoded by the coding sequence GTGCTGGATTTTGCAAACGCGCTGTATCTCGGCTGGCGCCATCCGGCGCACACGCTGGGAGGCTGGGCCGCGCTGACCACGGGACAGCCGGCCTGGTTGGCCGAGGTTCCGGGCAGCCGCCGCCTGGCGGCTGGGCTGGCGCGTTTGCAAGGTCTGCCCGCCGCCACTTTATGCACGTCCAGCTTGCATTTGTTTTGGGATTTGTTTGGTTTATTGGCGCATGCGCGCTGCCTGATTTTGTTTGACGCCGCCTGTTATCCGGTGCTGGGCTGGGGCGTCGAACGGGCGCAGGGACGCGGCGCGCGCGTGCAACGTTTCGCCGCGCATGATGCGCAAGCCTTGGCGCGCCATTTGCAGCAAGCCCGCGCGCAGGGTTGGCAAGCGGTGATTGTGAGCGAAGGCTTTACCCCGGCCCTGGGCCGCTTTGCGCCGCTGCCGCAGTATGCCGAATTGGCGCAGCAATATGGCGCGCTGCTGGTGCTGGATGACACGCAGGCGCTGGGTTTGTTTGATGCCCCGCAAGCGGGACATCCCTGCGGCGTGGGTGGCGGCGGCAGCGTGTCACGCTTTGGCCTGCAGGATGCGCCGGTGTTAGTTGGCAGCAGTCTGGCTAAAGCGTTTGGCGCACCGCTGGCGGCATTGGCCGGTGCGCGAGAGTTGATTGCTGAGTTTGATATGCGCGCCGCCACGCGTGAGCACAGCAGCCCGCCGAATCAAGCAGCTGTCAACGCCGCCTTGCGCGCGCTGACCTTGAACGGCACAGAAGGCGAAGCGCGCCGGCAACGTTTGTGGCGCAATCTGGCGCACTGGCGGCAAGGCGTCGCGCAACTCGGCTTGGAGAGCGGCGGCGGCCTGTTTCCGCAGCAAACCTTGCTGGGGCCGTGGGATTGGGCGGATTTGTACCGGTTTTTGCGGCGGCGCGGGGTGCGCAGCTTATTGCGCAATGCCGCACGCGGTTTGAGTTTCATTCTGAATGCGGATCATGAGCGGGAGCAGATCGCATTCGTATTGCAGCTGATTGCCGATTGGCTGCAACGACAACCATCTGATGTTTATGGAATAGAGCGGAGGGATCATGCATTCAGCATTTGA
- a CDS encoding tetratricopeptide repeat protein, translating to MSDLAEFEPAIRTAAQSLPPECFDDFRRIARSLRSDTKHWALYLLKFSHRQQQQAVSQALQSLFGAFTQVQAMGHADWLDLEQTLRTAAQAGKPIEITDLDQWLEDYPDPAQADRRMGAWNIQRESCAASIPVPMLCWLRAPRLRALATRAPDLWSWKRGLYVFCEEDEAKPQSAGLLDVIRPNHKVIDNRSGQDKQARLAEIQQYLAQTGEEAGDALRWNLLYEQADLLIKLGQPDAALRLLRDELLPLARQDQRQYAFTMGQIADVLQARGEWDEALRIRREEELPVYTALGDQRARAVTMDNIADVLQARGEWDEALRIRREEELPVYTALGDQRARAVTMDKIADDLQARGEWDEALHIRREEVLPAFESLSDQHARAVAMGKIADVLQARGEWDEALRIYREELLPAFESLGDQRARAVTMGKIANVLQARGEWDEALRIRREEELPIFEQLADKRELSVSRFNLALLLLKRGHAADRPEALRLLQQSLAADRELRIPEADYVAQTLQQHFPDQA from the coding sequence ATGAGCGACTTAGCGGAATTTGAACCCGCCATCCGCACGGCAGCACAGAGCCTGCCGCCTGAGTGTTTTGATGATTTTCGCCGCATTGCGCGTTCGCTACGCAGCGACACAAAGCACTGGGCCTTGTATCTGCTCAAATTTTCCCACCGCCAGCAACAGCAAGCAGTCTCCCAAGCTTTACAAAGTCTGTTCGGCGCCTTCACCCAAGTTCAGGCCATGGGACATGCTGACTGGCTTGATCTTGAGCAGACATTGCGCACCGCTGCGCAAGCCGGCAAACCGATAGAAATCACTGACCTGGATCAATGGCTGGAAGATTATCCCGATCCAGCGCAAGCGGACAGGCGCATGGGCGCCTGGAATATCCAGCGCGAATCCTGCGCCGCCAGCATTCCCGTCCCCATGCTGTGCTGGTTGCGCGCGCCACGCTTGCGCGCCCTGGCCACGCGCGCGCCGGATTTGTGGTCGTGGAAGCGGGGTTTGTATGTGTTTTGCGAAGAGGATGAGGCAAAGCCGCAAAGCGCCGGCTTGCTGGATGTGATACGTCCCAATCATAAAGTAATTGATAACCGCAGCGGGCAGGATAAGCAAGCACGGCTGGCGGAAATTCAACAGTATTTGGCGCAAACCGGGGAAGAGGCGGGGGATGCATTGCGCTGGAATCTTTTGTATGAGCAAGCCGATTTGCTGATCAAACTTGGCCAGCCGGATGCTGCACTGCGATTGTTACGTGACGAATTACTGCCCTTGGCGCGGCAAGATCAACGGCAATATGCGTTCACCATGGGCCAAATTGCCGATGTGTTGCAAGCACGCGGCGAATGGGATGAAGCTTTGCGCATTCGCCGGGAAGAAGAATTGCCTGTCTATACGGCCTTGGGCGATCAGCGCGCACGCGCTGTGACCATGGACAACATCGCCGATGTCTTGCAAGCACGCGGCGAATGGGATGAAGCTTTGCGCATTCGCCGGGAAGAAGAATTGCCTGTCTATACGGCCTTGGGCGATCAACGCGCACGAGCTGTGACGATGGACAAAATCGCTGATGACTTGCAAGCACGCGGCGAGTGGGATGAAGCTTTGCACATTCGCCGGGAAGAAGTACTCCCTGCATTTGAATCCTTGAGCGATCAGCATGCGCGCGCTGTGGCAATGGGAAAAATCGCCGATGTCTTGCAAGCGCGCGGCGAATGGGATGAAGCTTTGCGCATATACCGTGAGGAATTACTGCCAGCCTTTGAAAGCTTGGGCGATCAGCGCGCACGCGCTGTGACCATGGGCAAAATCGCCAATGTCTTGCAAGCACGCGGCGAATGGGATGAAGCTTTGCGCATTCGCCGGGAAGAAGAATTGCCTATATTTGAACAGCTCGCTGACAAGCGCGAGCTGTCCGTCAGCCGCTTCAATCTCGCCCTACTCCTGCTAAAGCGTGGCCACGCCGCCGACCGCCCCGAAGCCCTGCGCCTCTTGCAACAATCTCTCGCCGCTGACCGCGAGCTGCGCATACCTGAAGCTGATTACGTAGCCCAAACCCTGCAACAACATTTCCCCGACCAAGCCTGA
- a CDS encoding SDR family oxidoreductase, whose translation MPKKILLTGASSGLGAALAVELAARGHQVWATMRQPEKKLALLDAAAARGMTLDSMAVHIDQLDVENADSVQASVARMLHDWGGVDVLINNAGAGFLRPFEQTTADDWRWVMEVNFFGALRCTQAVLPAMRAARQGHILNISSVGGLVGQPFNELYCAAKFALEGFTEALAVYMEAGFNLHFTLVEPGGIQSDFAKNVLARMPGTPPAEDDPYAPLLAGYIHRARSRKPEDVAHIYQSSAQVAQVIADCMEQEQPPLRLRTSPWAEEFCRFKTGADPDGTLQKKMVAGYSLGV comes from the coding sequence ATGCCAAAAAAAATCCTGCTCACCGGCGCTTCCAGCGGCTTAGGCGCTGCGCTTGCGGTGGAACTGGCTGCGCGCGGCCATCAAGTCTGGGCCACCATGCGCCAGCCTGAGAAAAAACTTGCGCTGTTGGACGCCGCCGCCGCGCGCGGCATGACGCTGGATTCGATGGCTGTGCATATCGACCAGCTTGATGTGGAAAACGCCGACAGCGTGCAAGCCAGCGTGGCGCGCATGTTGCACGATTGGGGCGGGGTGGATGTGCTGATCAATAATGCCGGGGCCGGTTTTTTGCGCCCGTTTGAGCAAACCACGGCGGATGATTGGCGCTGGGTGATGGAGGTGAATTTCTTTGGCGCACTGCGCTGCACCCAGGCCGTGCTGCCGGCCATGCGCGCCGCGCGGCAGGGGCATATTTTGAACATCAGCTCGGTGGGTGGGCTGGTGGGACAGCCGTTTAATGAATTGTATTGCGCCGCCAAGTTTGCGCTCGAAGGCTTCACCGAAGCGCTGGCGGTGTATATGGAAGCCGGTTTCAATTTGCATTTCACCCTGGTCGAGCCGGGCGGGATTCAGAGCGATTTCGCCAAAAACGTGCTGGCGCGCATGCCCGGCACGCCGCCGGCGGAAGATGATCCGTATGCGCCGCTGCTGGCCGGCTACATCCACCGCGCCCGCTCGCGCAAGCCGGAAGATGTGGCGCACATTTACCAAAGTTCGGCCCAGGTGGCGCAGGTGATTGCGGATTGCATGGAACAGGAACAGCCGCCCCTGCGCCTGCGCACCTCGCCCTGGGCCGAAGAATTTTGCCGCTTTAAAACCGGGGCAGACCCGGATGGGACATTGCAGAAGAAGATGGTGGCGGGGTATAGCCTGGGGGTGTGA